AGGTCCACGCCCGTGGGCGCGACGGCGGTCTCGACCGGGACGAAGGTGAGCGCGCCGTAGTTGCTGAAAGCGAACAGCTGGTGACCGAGACCGTACTTGACGGTCATCTCCGCGCAGAGCAGAAGCAGCATGATGCCCGTGACGTAGGCGAAGACCTGGTAGAGCCGCAGGGCCCCGCGGATCTTCGGGACGTCTTCCGGTTTGGGAGCGAGGGGCATAGGGCTAGTCTACTTTCCCCGCGGCAACGGCCCCCGCGGCACCGGCCTGCGCATCCGGGTCCTGCGCATCCGGGTCCTCCGCCGCGGCGAGCCCGCGAAGCTCGTCCTCACGTTCCTTCGCGTCTTTCACGAGCCGGTACCAGAGGAAGATCGAGAAGCCCGCGAAGATGATCCACTCGGCCGCGTAGAAGACATTGAGCCAGTTGAGCTCGGTCTGGGCGATCGGCGGGGGCGAGTCGATCGCCGCAAGACCCGCGGGTGGGGTGCGATCGACCAGATAGGCCGAATACACCGCCCTGCCATCGACGCCGTGCCAGAGGTTGTAGAGCGCGCCGACACCGAGCGTGCGCATCGCGGTCGGCTTCGATTTGTCGGCGGGCGCCTCGGGCTGCTCGTCGGGCAAGATGCGGCCCACGATCGGCTGCCGGGGCGCGGGCTCTTGCGCCAGACGCCCGGCCGCCGCCTGGGCGGCGGCTTCGTCGGGCGCCCAGCCGCGGGCCACGGCGAGCGCCGCCGTCTCACCGCCGGGCAGCTCGACGGTCGCATGGCTGACGACCCAGAAGCCGCTCACGCCGTGGTTGAGCCGGTCGGAGAGGAGCTGTTCGTCGCCCGGGACGAACGTGCCGGTGACCTCCACGAGCTGGCCGACCGCCGTGTCCCGGATGGGGCCGCCGGGCTGCGCGACCCGTGGGAGGGGCAGGACGGTCTCGGTCGGCGCCTCGACCGCTTTGCCCGACTCGATCGCGCGCTCCAGCTGCCACTGGCCGAGCCCGGCAAAAACGGCGGCGAAGGCGAGCGCGAACACCAGCGCGCCGATCCAGCGAGGGCGCAGCATCGTCTGCAGGAGGGTGCTCCCTGCCGGAGACGCCGATCGGGCCGGAATGGTTTCGATGGGTCAGTCCCGCTTTCGGTCGCCGGTGGTGTCGTTCTGAGGTCCGGCCTGCTGCATGGCCTGCTCGACGAGCCGGTCGACGGCTCGGCGGGTCTCCTCCGCGGCCACCGCGGCGCTCTTCTCCTCGCGAGGCTTGTCGGAGTCGAGATCGGCGGTCGCCGCCTCGACAAGCGCGATCTCCTCGTCGAGCATCGGAGGGCGCGGCTTGCGCCGGCCGCGCCGCCGGAGTTTGCCGGTCCGCAGGACCAGCGCACCGATCCTCTCGGAGCTCGCTGCGAGCACCGGGCCGAGGACGGCCATGATGAGCACATAGAGCCCCGCGAACGGCTGGATGCGCGGGTCGAGCCCCGCGCTGATCGACAGGGTCGCGAGGATGAGCGCGAACTCTCCGCGGTTCTGCAGGATGACCGTGGTGTTGATGCCGGCCTGCGCGTCCATCCCATTGATCCACGCGACGACCTGACCGGCCAGGATGTTGAGCGCGATCGTCATCGCGACGGCGATGAGCACCGGGCCGAGCACCCCGGAGAACTTCGCCGGTTCGAGTTCGAGCCCGAAGTTGAGGAAGAAGAAGGCGGCAAACACGTCCCGGAGCGGGATGGCGATGTGCTCGATCTTGTTCCGGTGCTTCGTCGCGCCGAGCACGAGGCCGATGAGAAAAGCGCCGATCGCATCGGTCACGCCCAGGATCTCGCCGATGCCCGCGAAGAGCACGGCGAGCCCGAAGAACAGGATGGTGAACAGCTCGTCGTCTTTCGTCCGGAAGAGCCGGGAGAACACTTTCCCGCCCCACCGGGCCAGCGTGAACATCACCACGAGGAAGGCGAAGGCGATCGCCAGCTTGCCGGCCACTGGCCAGAGCGCCGTCTCCCCGCTGAGCACCACCGAGACGATCGCCAGGTAGATCGCGATGAAGATGTCCTCCACCACGGTCACGCCGAGGATCATCGGCGTCTCCCGATTGGGCAGACGGCGCAGCTCGATGAGCAGCTTCGTGACGATCGCCGAGGAGGAGGTGGCCGTCATCCCGGCGATGACCAGCGCCTCTCGCGTGCCCCAGCCGACCCAGAAGCCGAACGCGAGCCCGACGCCCATATTGATGAGGATGTAGGAGCCGCCGGAGATGATGAGCTTGCCGAAGTTGCCGAAGAACTCGTCCTGGTCGAACTCCAGCCCCAGGTTGAACAGCAGCAGGATGAGCCCGAACACCGCAATGAGCTCGATGTAGCGGCTCTCGAAGTCGAGGGGGAACCAACCGGTGTTCGGGCTCGCCAGCAGCCCGACGATCATGTAAATGGGGATCGCGGGGAGACCCACCAGCTTGCCGAGGCGTCCCAGCGCATAGGCGACGAGCAGCAGGAGGCCGAGAATGATGAGGTCTTCGCCGAGATGCATGGATCAGCCTCCGGGCGGAGCGTCGGCGGCGGCCCGGATGGCGGTCTCGCCGGTCCGGAAGAGCGCGAAGGCCTTGGCGACTTTCTCCGGTGTCCCGGCGACGACGAGGGTGTCGCCCGGGAAGACCTTGAAGTCGGGTGCGGGTGCGGGGCTGGCCGAGTCCCCGCGCACGACGGCGACGACGGTGAGTCCGACGACACCGCGATCGCCGGGAGCGCCGAGCTGCTGCCCGGCGATGTAGTCCTCGTAGTCGACGGTAAACCAGTCGATGCTGAGCCCCGGGATCTGGTCGAGCGCGTTCAGCGATTCGGTTATCTGCGTGCCGCCGAGCAGTTCGGCCAGCGTGTGCGCCTCGTCCTCGTTCAAGCGCAGCGAGACCTTCGTCGCGTCGGAGCCGTCTTCGTCGTCCGAGAACGTGATCAGGTCACTGTGCCCGGACCGGTGCGCGATCACGCCCACCTTGCCGCCGTCATCCGTCACGAAGGTGTGCAACACCCCGACCCCGGGCAGTTTGACCCGTCGAACGTCAACCATTTCCCTGTCTCCATCCGTCGCGGGCACCGGGTTCCAGCCTACCGGAGGCACGGGAGGTCCACGGAGACAGCGGCCCCCAGGGGGAGAGAGGTCAGCCACGCGGACCGGCGACGGCCGTCGCGCTCCCCGAGATCGAGGGCAGAACCCCCACCGCGGCGCTCGCTGACGCGCACCGCGGTGAGGCCGCCCGCGGAGCCGTTACGGCTTGGGTCCCTTGGGTCCCTTGGGCCTCCGGGACGCTGCGGCCGTCCGAGGCGCTTTCGCTGCGGACCCGGTCTCGGCCGCGGCGTCCACCGCCACGATGTCCGGCGCTTCGAGCCGCACACGGTCGGCGGATTCGTCGTCGGGCTGAAGCTGGCTCTCGCGTTCGGCGGCGACGCGCAGCAGGTAGGTCTGCACCTCGCGTTCTTCGCGGGCCCTGTCCCAGCCGAGCACCTTGGCCATCAGGTATGCGGCGACGGGCGCAGCCGAGGCGCCACGGTCCCAGGCTTCGATGGAGATGCGGGTGCGGCGGGCGAGGACGTCTTCGAGGTGCAGGGCGCCCTCGTGGGAGACGGCGTAGACGACCTCCGCGCCCACGTAGTCGTCGGCGCCCGGAAGAGGTTCGGCGAGCGCCGGGTCTTCGCGGATGAGCGCCAGGATATCGGCGGTCATCGTCCCATAGCGGTTGAGGAAGTGCTCGATGCGGGCGGGGTGGAGACCGCTCTCCCGCGCGATGCGGCCGCGGCTGTTCCAGGCAGCCTGGTAGCCCTCGGCTCCGACGAGCGCGATCTCCATTGTGGCACTGGCCGGGATCTTGCCGTCGAGCGCGTCCACGGCGGCGTCGATCGCGTCCTTCGCCATCACGCGGTAGGTCGTCCACTTACCACCCGCGATCACGACGAGCCCCGGCACGGAGTGCGCCACGAGGTGCTCGCGGGAGAGTTTCGAGGTCTCCTCCGACTCCCCGGCGAGCAGCGGACGCAGCCCGGCGAACACGCCCTCGACATCTTCGCGGGTCAGCGGCACGTTGAGCACCTGATTCACGTGCGCGAGCAGGTAGTCGATGTCGGCCGCGGTCGCCGCCGGGTGGGCCTTGTCGAGGTTCCAGTCGGTGTCGGTGGTGCCGATGAGCCAGTGCCGGCCCCACGGGATCACGAACAGCACGCTCTTCTCGGTGCGCAGCAGCAGACCTATCTTCGATTGGAAGCGGTCGCGCGGAACGACGAGGTGGACGCCCTTCGAGGCGCGCACCTTGAACTGGCCGCGCTCCCCCACCATCGCCTGGGTATCGTCCGTCCAGACGCCGGTCGCGTTCACGACCTGCTTGGCGCGGATCTCGAACCGTTCGTCCGTCTCCAGATCGCGCGCCCACACGCCGACGACGCGCTCGCCGACCTTGACGAAGCCCTCGACTCGGAGGCGGGTGGCGACCTGGGCGCCGTAGTGCGCCGCGGTGCGGGCGAGGGTGGCCACGTAGCGGGCGTCGTCCACCTGCGCGTCGTAGTAGGTGATGCCGCCCACCAGGGCGTTCGGCGCAAGGCTCGGGATGGCCTTCAGCACCTGGCGCCGGCTGAGGTGGCGGTGGTGCGGGACTCCCGGCGGGCGGAGACCGGTGTAGGAGAAGATGTCGTACAGCATCATCCCGGCGCCGATGTAGAGGCGCTCCCACACCCGCTTGTGCAGCGGGTACAGGAACCGCACCGGCTTCACGAGGTGCGGCGCGATCCGCTGCAGCAGCAGACCACGCTCGATGAGCGCCTCGCGCACGAGACCGAAGTCCAGCTGTTCCAGGTACCGGATGCCGCCGTGGACGAGCTTGGACGACCGGCTGGAGGTGCCCGAAGCGAAGTCACGCGCCTCCACCAGCCCCACACTCAGACCGCGGGTGACGGCGTCCACCGCGCTGCCGGCACCGACGATGCCGCCGCCGACCACCAGGATGTCGAGTTCGGATTCCTTCAGCGCCGCGATCGCGGCAGCCCGTTCGGCCGGGCCGAGTCGTGATGGAGCGGATGCCGCCGAGGACTGCGCTGAGTTGGACAGGGCTGTTGTCGCCATCGTGCTCTCCCTCCCCGGCCGCCAGGGGCCGGAACCTAGTGCGATTGGTACGGCGCGACGACCACTTCGACGCGCTGGAACTCCTTCAGATCCGAGTATCCCGTCGTCGCCATGCTGCGGCGCAATGCTCCCACGATATTCGCAGTCCCCTCGGCCACCGGTGAGGGACCGTAGAGGATCTCCTCGAGCGGGGCGACCTGCCCGACCTGGACGCGGGTGCCGCGCGGCAGATCCGGGTGGTGCGCCTCGGCGCCCCAGTGCCAGCCGCCGCCGGGCGCATCGGTGGCACGGGCGAGCGTCGAGCCGAGCATCACGGCGTCGGCCCCGCAGGCGATCGCCTTGACGATGTCACCCGAGCTGCCGAGGCCGCCGTCTGCGATGACATGCACATAGCGGCCGCCCGACTCGTCCATGTAGTCGCGGCGGGCGCCGGCGACATCGGCGACGGCGGTGGCCATCGGCGCGTGGATGCCAAGGGTCGAGCGGGTCGTGGAGGCCGCGCCGCCGCCGACGCCGACGAGCACGCCGGCCGCTCCGGTGCGCATCAGGTGCAGCGCCGCCGTGTAGGTGGCCGCGCCGCCGACGATGACCGGCACATCCAGTTCGTAGATGAACTTCTTGAGGTTCAGCGGCTCGGCATTCTTCGAGACGTGCTCGGCCGAGACGGTGGTGCCGCGGATCACGAACAGGTCGACACCAGCCTCGACGACCGTCTGATACAGCTCCTGCGTGCGCTGCGGCGAGAGAGCGCCCGCGACAGTGACGCCGCCCGCGCGGATCTCCGCCAGGCGCTTCGTCACAAGCTCGGGCTGGATGGGCGCGGAGTAGATCTCCTGCATCCGGCGGGTGGCCTCCCCCACGGGCAGCTCGCGGATCTCGGCGAGCAGCGTCTCCGGGTCCTCGTAGCGGGTCCAGAGGCCCTCGAGATCCAGCACGCCCAGACCGCCGAGCCGGCCCATCGCGACCGCCGTCGCCGGGGAGACCACCGAGTCCATCGGGGCGGCGAGGAACGGCACGGAGAACTGGTAGGCGTCGATCGTCCAGGAGACCGAGACATCCTCCGGGTCGCGGGTGCGACGGCTCGGCACCACGGCGACGTCGTCGAAGGCGTAAACGCGGCGTGCGCGCTTGGCGCGCCCGATATCGATCTCCATACTCACACGTTCAGTCTAGACACCCGAGGTGCGGAACTCGCGGCGGCGGGCGAGGCCGTCGTTCCCGGCGAGAGGGGATCGCGAGGCGGCGAGAGGATCGTCCCCAGCGCCGCCGTGAGTGCGTCGCGTGCCTCCGCGTCGCCGATCGTCGCGGCGCAGTCACCGGGCTGGGCACCGTAGTCGCCGAACTGCGCGTGGTCCATCCCGGGGATCTCCACGAAGGCCGCGTCCGGCGGGAGCAGATGCGCGGCGGCAGCGATCTTCCCCGGCGTGCTGAGGCAGTCATTCGCGCCGCCGAGGGAGAGGACGCGCAGGGAGGTCGCCGAGACATCGTTCGCGCAGTAGCTGCCGAAGAGGACGAGTCCCTCCACCCCGGGCGTGTCCGCGAGCTGGCAGACGCGCACCCCGCCGAGCGAGTGCCCGCCGACATACCAGCGGCTCACCCCCGGAGCCGCCGACGTGAAAGCGGAGAGGGGGCGCTGGTCGAAGAGGGCGAGGTTCAGCGCCGGTTTGGCGATGACCACCGTGACGCCCGCCTCCGCTACGACGCCGGAAAGCTTGAAGAGGTACGCATACGGATCGACACGGGCGCCGGGGATGAACACGAGTCCGGTTCCCGATGGCGCACCGGCCGGGCTGAGGACGACCGAGCCGCCGGCGTCCCGGACGCTCACCGCCGGGTCGCGCCACACCTCCAGCGCCGCCTGGCGCGTGCCTATCATCGGGATGAACACCCAGGCGAGGAAGCCGACGACGATGAGCGCGACGACGGTCGCCAGGGCGATGAGGACGTGTGTCAGGCACTTCAGGGGATACGATGTCCGCATCCCACCAGCGTAGAGGCCGCCGCTCCCGGGACGGGAACGGCGACCTCTGGACGCACGCGGTGTCAGCGCCGGTAGTTCGGGGCCTCCACGACCATCTGAATGTCGTGCGGGTGCGACTCTTTCAGCCCGGCCGCGGTGATGCGGACGAACCGGCCGCGCTCCTTGAGCTCCGGGATGCTGCGCGCGCCGACGTAGAACATCGACTGCCGCAGGCCGCCGACCAGCTGGTAGGCGACCGCGCCGAGCGGACCGCGGAACGGGACCTGCCCCTCGATGCCCTCGGCGATCAGCTGCTCGTCGCCCGGTACGTCCGCCTGGAAGTAGCGATCGCGCGAGTACGAGGTCTTCTTGCCGCGCGTCTGCAACGCACCGAGAGACCCCATCCCGCGGTAGTTCTTGAACTGCTTGCCGCCAACGAAGACCAGATCGCCCGGGGACTCGGAGGTTCCCGCCAGCAGGGAGCCGAGCATCACACTGTCCGCGCCGGCCACGAGGGCCTTCGCGATGTCCCCCGAGTACTGGAGCCCGCCGTCTGCGATGACCGGGACACCGGCCTCTCGTGCCGCCCTCGACGCCTCATAGACCGCTGTCACCTGCGGGACGCCGACCCCCGCAACCACGCGGGTGGTGCAGATGGAGCCGGGGCCGACGCCGACCTTGATCGCATCCGCCCCCGCGTCCACGAGGGCTTGCGCCCCCGAACGGGTCGCCACATTGCCGCCGATGACATCGACGTGCGCGGCTCGCGGCTCGCTCTTGAGCCGGCGGACCATGTCGAGCACCCCGGCGGAGTCGCCATTCGCCGTGTCCACCACGATCACGTCCACATCGGCGTCGACGAGGGTCATAGCGCGTTCCCACGCATCGCCGAAGAAGCCGATCGCAGCGCCGATGCGCAGGCGGCCATCGTCGTCCTTGGTGGCGTTGGGGTACTTCTCGCTCTTGTCGAAGTCTTTGACGGTGATGAGGCCGCGGAGCTTGCCGTCGGCGTCCACAAGCGGGAGCTTCTCGATCTTGCGCTCGGCGAAGATAGCGACCGCAGCGTCCGGGTCG
Above is a genomic segment from Leifsonia xyli subsp. xyli str. CTCB07 containing:
- a CDS encoding cation:proton antiporter produces the protein MHLGEDLIILGLLLLVAYALGRLGKLVGLPAIPIYMIVGLLASPNTGWFPLDFESRYIELIAVFGLILLLFNLGLEFDQDEFFGNFGKLIISGGSYILINMGVGLAFGFWVGWGTREALVIAGMTATSSSAIVTKLLIELRRLPNRETPMILGVTVVEDIFIAIYLAIVSVVLSGETALWPVAGKLAIAFAFLVVMFTLARWGGKVFSRLFRTKDDELFTILFFGLAVLFAGIGEILGVTDAIGAFLIGLVLGATKHRNKIEHIAIPLRDVFAAFFFLNFGLELEPAKFSGVLGPVLIAVAMTIALNILAGQVVAWINGMDAQAGINTTVILQNRGEFALILATLSISAGLDPRIQPFAGLYVLIMAVLGPVLAASSERIGALVLRTGKLRRRGRRKPRPPMLDEEIALVEAATADLDSDKPREEKSAAVAAEETRRAVDRLVEQAMQQAGPQNDTTGDRKRD
- a CDS encoding GuaB3 family IMP dehydrogenase-related protein, which codes for MEIDIGRAKRARRVYAFDDVAVVPSRRTRDPEDVSVSWTIDAYQFSVPFLAAPMDSVVSPATAVAMGRLGGLGVLDLEGLWTRYEDPETLLAEIRELPVGEATRRMQEIYSAPIQPELVTKRLAEIRAGGVTVAGALSPQRTQELYQTVVEAGVDLFVIRGTTVSAEHVSKNAEPLNLKKFIYELDVPVIVGGAATYTAALHLMRTGAAGVLVGVGGGAASTTRSTLGIHAPMATAVADVAGARRDYMDESGGRYVHVIADGGLGSSGDIVKAIACGADAVMLGSTLARATDAPGGGWHWGAEAHHPDLPRGTRVQVGQVAPLEEILYGPSPVAEGTANIVGALRRSMATTGYSDLKEFQRVEVVVAPYQSH
- a CDS encoding glycerol-3-phosphate dehydrogenase/oxidase, which produces MATTALSNSAQSSAASAPSRLGPAERAAAIAALKESELDILVVGGGIVGAGSAVDAVTRGLSVGLVEARDFASGTSSRSSKLVHGGIRYLEQLDFGLVREALIERGLLLQRIAPHLVKPVRFLYPLHKRVWERLYIGAGMMLYDIFSYTGLRPPGVPHHRHLSRRQVLKAIPSLAPNALVGGITYYDAQVDDARYVATLARTAAHYGAQVATRLRVEGFVKVGERVVGVWARDLETDERFEIRAKQVVNATGVWTDDTQAMVGERGQFKVRASKGVHLVVPRDRFQSKIGLLLRTEKSVLFVIPWGRHWLIGTTDTDWNLDKAHPAATAADIDYLLAHVNQVLNVPLTREDVEGVFAGLRPLLAGESEETSKLSREHLVAHSVPGLVVIAGGKWTTYRVMAKDAIDAAVDALDGKIPASATMEIALVGAEGYQAAWNSRGRIARESGLHPARIEHFLNRYGTMTADILALIREDPALAEPLPGADDYVGAEVVYAVSHEGALHLEDVLARRTRISIEAWDRGASAAPVAAYLMAKVLGWDRAREEREVQTYLLRVAAERESQLQPDDESADRVRLEAPDIVAVDAAAETGSAAKAPRTAAASRRPKGPKGPKP
- a CDS encoding alpha/beta hydrolase produces the protein MRTSYPLKCLTHVLIALATVVALIVVGFLAWVFIPMIGTRQAALEVWRDPAVSVRDAGGSVVLSPAGAPSGTGLVFIPGARVDPYAYLFKLSGVVAEAGVTVVIAKPALNLALFDQRPLSAFTSAAPGVSRWYVGGHSLGGVRVCQLADTPGVEGLVLFGSYCANDVSATSLRVLSLGGANDCLSTPGKIAAAAHLLPPDAAFVEIPGMDHAQFGDYGAQPGDCAATIGDAEARDALTAALGTILSPPRDPLSPGTTASPAAASSAPRVSRLNV
- a CDS encoding cation:proton antiporter regulatory subunit, with translation MVDVRRVKLPGVGVLHTFVTDDGGKVGVIAHRSGHSDLITFSDDEDGSDATKVSLRLNEDEAHTLAELLGGTQITESLNALDQIPGLSIDWFTVDYEDYIAGQQLGAPGDRGVVGLTVVAVVRGDSASPAPAPDFKVFPGDTLVVAGTPEKVAKAFALFRTGETAIRAAADAPPGG
- a CDS encoding SURF1 family cytochrome oxidase biogenesis protein, with amino-acid sequence MLRPRWIGALVFALAFAAVFAGLGQWQLERAIESGKAVEAPTETVLPLPRVAQPGGPIRDTAVGQLVEVTGTFVPGDEQLLSDRLNHGVSGFWVVSHATVELPGGETAALAVARGWAPDEAAAQAAAGRLAQEPAPRQPIVGRILPDEQPEAPADKSKPTAMRTLGVGALYNLWHGVDGRAVYSAYLVDRTPPAGLAAIDSPPPIAQTELNWLNVFYAAEWIIFAGFSIFLWYRLVKDAKEREDELRGLAAAEDPDAQDPDAQAGAAGAVAAGKVD
- the guaB gene encoding IMP dehydrogenase, whose translation is MDQADPFGFIGLTYDDVMLLPGHTDVIPSEADTSTFLTRRVRMASPLLSSAMDTVTEARMGVAMARHGGIGIIHRNLSIDDQATQVDKVKRSESGMITNPVTITPEATVEEVDQLCGQFRVSGLPVVEGDGTLVGIVTNRDMRFVSPSERATALVREVMTRQPLITAPVGIDPDAAVAIFAERKIEKLPLVDADGKLRGLITVKDFDKSEKYPNATKDDDGRLRIGAAIGFFGDAWERAMTLVDADVDVIVVDTANGDSAGVLDMVRRLKSEPRAAHVDVIGGNVATRSGAQALVDAGADAIKVGVGPGSICTTRVVAGVGVPQVTAVYEASRAAREAGVPVIADGGLQYSGDIAKALVAGADSVMLGSLLAGTSESPGDLVFVGGKQFKNYRGMGSLGALQTRGKKTSYSRDRYFQADVPGDEQLIAEGIEGQVPFRGPLGAVAYQLVGGLRQSMFYVGARSIPELKERGRFVRITAAGLKESHPHDIQMVVEAPNYRR